A part of Thermocrinis albus DSM 14484 genomic DNA contains:
- the trpC gene encoding indole-3-glycerol phosphate synthase TrpC, with product MSFLEKILKVKRREISKSKDYRKNLAQLISLRGPTRPWEQIFTKDGTRIIAEVKRASPSAGSLKDVKASHQAVLYERAGAVAISVLTDKEFFKGSLEDLREVSAAVKVPVLRKDFLLDPVQVEEARAFGADAVLLIVRILDDALLKDLLELSRELTLGHLVEVFNLREAERALKAGAYVIGINNRDLDTFRVDISVTKQLAPVLKEMGARYVVAESGIESKDQIEELKKCGVDAFLIGTSLMKSDDPVKKLMELL from the coding sequence TTGAGCTTTCTTGAGAAGATACTAAAAGTCAAGAGGAGAGAGATTTCCAAAAGTAAAGACTACAGAAAAAACCTTGCTCAGTTAATATCCCTCAGGGGGCCCACACGTCCTTGGGAACAGATTTTCACAAAAGATGGAACAAGGATAATAGCGGAAGTCAAGCGAGCCTCACCTTCTGCCGGTTCTCTGAAAGATGTGAAGGCCTCCCATCAGGCGGTACTTTACGAAAGGGCCGGGGCTGTGGCTATATCGGTACTGACGGACAAAGAGTTCTTCAAAGGTTCTTTGGAGGATCTTAGGGAGGTGAGCGCGGCTGTGAAGGTCCCCGTTTTACGTAAAGACTTTCTGTTAGATCCCGTGCAGGTAGAGGAAGCGAGAGCCTTCGGAGCGGACGCTGTTCTCCTAATAGTGAGGATCTTAGACGATGCGCTCCTGAAGGATCTTTTGGAACTGTCCCGTGAACTAACACTTGGGCATCTGGTGGAAGTCTTTAACCTTAGGGAGGCGGAGAGAGCTCTCAAAGCAGGTGCTTACGTTATAGGCATCAACAACAGGGACCTTGATACCTTCAGGGTGGATATATCTGTGACAAAACAGCTGGCACCTGTCCTGAAAGAGATGGGTGCCAGGTATGTGGTGGCAGAGAGCGGTATAGAAAGCAAAGACCAGATAGAGGAACTTAAAAAGTGTGGTGTAGATGCCTTTCTGATAGGTACAAGTCTTATGAAGAGTGACGATCCTGTTAAAAAACTTATGGAGCTGTTATAA
- a CDS encoding phosphoglycerate kinase — protein MPYRKKTLRDVNLSGKRVLVRVDFNVPMDDLGNIEDDTRIRASLPTIQYLLDARAKVILMSHLGRPKGRDPKYSLAPVAKRLSRYIAREVKLAPDCVGAEVKKLVEDMKEGDVLLLENLRFHQGEEQADVDFAKELASLGEVYVADAFGTCHRKHASTYLVPQILKPAVMGFLLEKEVSYFERAMVNPQRPVVAIIGGAKVSSKLGILKNLLKRVDKLFVGGAMAFTFIKSMGFPVGNSLVEEDLLDTARDILEVARKLDVKFYLPVDFVIGRELSDNTPTRVVPWQEIPSGWMGLDIGPVSVSLIREVIADAQTIVWNGPLGVFELDRFKEGTYQTAKMLAESPALTIAGGGDTDHAIHRAGVYNSIDFVSTGGGAFLELLEGNTLPCIEVLDDREGDGFTHIS, from the coding sequence ATGCCTTACAGAAAAAAAACCCTCAGAGATGTTAACCTTTCTGGTAAGAGGGTTTTGGTGAGAGTAGATTTCAATGTACCTATGGATGATTTAGGTAATATAGAGGATGACACGCGCATAAGGGCGAGCCTACCCACAATCCAGTACCTCTTAGATGCAAGAGCCAAGGTGATCCTTATGTCTCATCTGGGAAGACCAAAAGGTAGAGATCCTAAGTACAGCTTGGCTCCGGTAGCCAAAAGACTCTCCCGATACATAGCAAGGGAAGTGAAGTTGGCCCCCGACTGTGTAGGTGCTGAGGTAAAAAAGCTGGTGGAGGATATGAAGGAAGGAGATGTTCTCCTTTTGGAAAACCTGCGGTTTCATCAGGGAGAAGAGCAGGCAGATGTAGATTTTGCCAAAGAGCTGGCCAGTTTGGGAGAGGTTTACGTAGCGGACGCTTTCGGTACATGCCACAGAAAACACGCCTCCACTTACCTGGTACCTCAGATCCTCAAGCCAGCGGTGATGGGTTTCCTTCTTGAAAAGGAGGTGAGTTACTTTGAGAGGGCTATGGTTAATCCTCAGAGACCGGTGGTAGCGATAATAGGAGGTGCCAAAGTTTCCTCCAAGCTGGGCATTCTGAAGAACCTCCTCAAGAGGGTTGACAAGCTGTTTGTGGGGGGAGCCATGGCCTTCACCTTCATAAAATCCATGGGCTTTCCCGTGGGTAACTCTCTGGTGGAGGAAGATCTCCTTGACACGGCCAGGGATATACTGGAGGTGGCCAGAAAGCTGGATGTGAAGTTTTACCTGCCTGTGGACTTTGTCATAGGTAGGGAACTGTCTGACAACACACCTACCCGAGTGGTTCCATGGCAGGAGATACCTTCAGGTTGGATGGGATTGGACATAGGTCCTGTTTCGGTATCTCTTATAAGGGAAGTAATAGCGGATGCTCAGACTATAGTGTGGAACGGTCCTTTAGGTGTGTTTGAACTGGACAGATTTAAGGAAGGTACTTACCAGACAGCCAAGATGTTGGCCGAGTCACCTGCCCTCACCATAGCTGGTGGTGGAGACACCGATCACGCCATTCACAGAGCTGGTGTTTATAACTCCATAGACTTTGTATCTACGGGTGGTGGTGCCTTTTTGGAACTCTTGGAAGGAAACACTTTACCCTGTATTGAAGTGTTAGATGACAGAGAAGGTGATGGATTTACACATATTTCTTAG
- a CDS encoding inositol monophosphatase family protein, producing the protein MTEKVMDLHIFLRVAKEAALLGGAVLREYFGKLQEQDLSFKGEKDLVSLADKEAEERIRDHILRYFPHHGAVGEEKGGDRNTDFVWFIDPLDGTKNFVTGFPIFGVSVALTFREEPVVGAVYLPYTNNLYWAAKGLGAYKDGREIHVSYRKELKKCAVAYGFPSRARRNLDFYWKILKEIFDKVGSMRRPGAAAVDLCFLAEGIFDGLVEFELNPWDVAAGLLIVKEAGGMVELSKGLREGTDVVAGTPYLFPFLRDVCSHIMEGLV; encoded by the coding sequence ATGACAGAGAAGGTGATGGATTTACACATATTTCTTAGAGTGGCTAAGGAAGCTGCCCTTCTGGGCGGTGCTGTCCTGAGAGAGTACTTTGGAAAACTCCAAGAACAGGACCTCAGTTTCAAGGGAGAAAAAGATCTGGTGAGTTTGGCGGATAAAGAGGCGGAGGAGCGCATAAGGGACCATATACTGAGATACTTTCCCCATCACGGAGCTGTAGGAGAGGAAAAGGGTGGTGACCGGAACACCGATTTTGTTTGGTTTATAGATCCTCTGGATGGAACCAAGAACTTTGTGACCGGGTTTCCCATATTCGGGGTCTCTGTGGCTCTGACCTTCCGTGAAGAGCCTGTGGTAGGTGCCGTTTATCTTCCTTACACCAATAACCTCTATTGGGCAGCCAAGGGTCTAGGTGCCTACAAGGACGGCAGGGAAATACACGTAAGTTATAGAAAGGAGCTCAAGAAGTGTGCTGTGGCCTATGGTTTTCCCTCAAGGGCGCGTAGGAATCTTGACTTTTACTGGAAGATCCTTAAAGAGATCTTCGATAAAGTGGGTTCCATGCGTAGGCCCGGTGCTGCGGCTGTGGATCTCTGTTTTCTGGCAGAGGGTATCTTTGACGGTCTTGTGGAGTTTGAACTAAATCCATGGGACGTGGCAGCAGGTTTGCTTATAGTTAAAGAGGCTGGAGGTATGGTAGAACTGAGCAAAGGGTTAAGGGAAGGGACGGATGTGGTGGCAGGAACACCCTACCTTTTTCCTTTCCTGAGAGATGTTTGCAGCCACATTATGGAGGGGTTAGTATGA
- a CDS encoding universal stress protein: MKILVPVDFSEVTNPLLRLAKSLANLHSAEVILMHAVAPVMLFPYPESFGLNTVDLEILSQMEQEKIKNAREKLAALVEFMKPVKTDLYITVGDPAEAIIEKEREVDLVIMASHRKGLVERILLGSTAQKVVRYSTKPVLVFKGEDRETFHKVCVAYDFSQLAREAFFFALDLIAFTPVEFLLLHVEESINLPIMERIVTDIEERIKEEKRKHLQSMVEEAKKRGIKASYEIGEHHHVAVAILEKSAQWGADLLVMGSRGLTGLKRVIVGSTSEEVIRKAEMPVLIYRNPS; encoded by the coding sequence ATGAAGATCCTAGTGCCTGTGGATTTCAGTGAAGTGACAAATCCTCTTCTGAGGCTGGCCAAGAGTTTGGCTAACCTTCATTCCGCAGAAGTTATCCTGATGCATGCTGTAGCCCCCGTCATGCTGTTTCCTTATCCCGAAAGCTTTGGTCTCAACACTGTGGATCTGGAAATACTGTCGCAGATGGAACAAGAAAAGATAAAGAACGCCCGAGAAAAACTGGCGGCCTTAGTGGAGTTTATGAAACCTGTTAAGACAGATCTTTACATAACGGTGGGCGATCCTGCGGAGGCTATCATAGAGAAGGAGAGGGAGGTGGATCTGGTAATAATGGCCAGTCACAGGAAAGGTTTGGTGGAGAGGATCCTCCTGGGATCCACCGCCCAAAAAGTGGTAAGGTACAGCACAAAACCTGTGTTGGTTTTCAAAGGAGAAGATAGGGAGACCTTTCACAAAGTGTGTGTGGCCTACGATTTTTCCCAGTTGGCAAGAGAAGCCTTCTTCTTTGCTTTGGATCTTATTGCTTTCACACCCGTGGAGTTCCTCTTGCTGCACGTAGAGGAGAGTATCAATCTACCCATAATGGAAAGAATAGTGACGGATATAGAAGAGAGGATAAAGGAAGAAAAGAGGAAGCACCTGCAGAGTATGGTGGAAGAGGCAAAGAAGAGAGGCATAAAGGCCTCTTACGAGATAGGGGAGCACCACCATGTGGCGGTTGCCATACTGGAGAAAAGTGCGCAGTGGGGTGCGGACCTTCTGGTTATGGGTAGCAGAGGACTCACAGGTCTAAAGAGAGTCATAGTGGGTAGTACATCGGAGGAAGTTATCAGAAAGGCAGAGATGCCTGTATTGATCTACAGGAACCCATCATGA